A single genomic interval of Bacteroides sp. harbors:
- a CDS encoding mechanosensitive ion channel domain-containing protein, protein MKVFSRFIAPAFILLLSFFMQYGIQPIGIDHPEFIAGMKKAGEVLFVISVTWGIVALISILKNQLLKNYDLKESNNLDTRRVYTQYNILEKILIFIVILIGIAVALMLFEQVRNIGISLFASAGVAGIILGLSAQKALGSILAGLQIAITQPIRIDDVVIVENEWGWIEEINLTYVVVRLWDKRRLVVPTTYFLEKPFQNWTRTSADILGSVFLYTDYSLPIEALREELTRLLKATTLWDGKVNVLQVTDAKEHTMEIRALMSAPTSPEAWDLRVYVREKLISFIQREYPQCLPRTRVVIKENPEDKTAMT, encoded by the coding sequence ATGAAAGTTTTTTCAAGGTTTATTGCTCCTGCTTTTATTTTATTGCTGTCTTTTTTTATGCAGTATGGCATCCAACCGATCGGCATTGACCATCCTGAGTTTATTGCAGGCATGAAAAAAGCCGGCGAGGTCCTTTTCGTGATTAGTGTCACTTGGGGAATCGTTGCCCTGATAAGTATCCTGAAGAATCAGCTACTGAAGAATTATGACCTCAAGGAATCCAATAACCTGGATACGCGAAGAGTGTATACCCAATACAACATCCTTGAAAAAATCCTTATTTTTATTGTTATCCTCATCGGAATTGCTGTTGCCTTGATGCTGTTCGAGCAAGTGCGCAACATAGGCATAAGCCTTTTTGCCTCTGCAGGGGTGGCAGGGATTATCCTCGGTTTATCAGCTCAGAAAGCCTTGGGGTCCATTCTTGCGGGTTTGCAAATAGCCATTACTCAGCCAATTCGTATTGATGACGTAGTGATCGTTGAAAATGAATGGGGATGGATCGAAGAGATCAATTTGACATATGTAGTAGTACGCCTTTGGGATAAACGACGCTTGGTGGTACCCACAACATACTTTCTGGAAAAGCCTTTTCAGAACTGGACACGTACTTCAGCTGACATCCTTGGTTCCGTTTTCCTTTATACGGACTACAGTCTTCCGATAGAAGCCCTGAGAGAAGAACTTACCCGCCTATTAAAGGCCACCACTCTATGGGACGGAAAGGTGAATGTGTTGCAAGTTACGGATGCAAAGGAACACACAATGGAGATCCGTGCCCTGATGAGTGCACCTACCAGTCCGGAAGCCTGGGACCTGCGTGTATATGTGCGTGAGAAACTGATTTCTTTTATACAGCGTGAATATCCTCAATGCCTGCCCCGGACCAGGGTAGTTATTAAGGAAAATCCAGAGGACAAAACGGCAATGACTTAA
- a CDS encoding bifunctional alpha,alpha-trehalose-phosphate synthase (UDP-forming)/trehalose-phosphatase: MRLLIVSNRLPVALSQENGKFHFEKSAGGLVSGLSDFLKGLGKDEKEITDSIWMGWPGMTIEEGDQAKVRSTVEEKYNASPVFLSQKLMDKVYLGFCNKTIWPLFHYFPNYASFEREYWNEYIRSNEIFCEEILKVLRPDDIVWVHDYHLMLLPAMLRKRVNNPIGFFLHIPFPSFEMYRLFPKESRTEILRGLLGSDLIGFHTHDYTQYFLRAVLRILGMENHMGTINLPDRVVRVATFPMGIEFDKFHNMDVSPFPSEKPGPGEPRVILSVDRLDYSKGLVNRLQGFELFLRQNPEWHGKVFLNMIVVPSRTGVTSYQKIKRRLDELVGNINGNYGKFDWTPIIYQFTSLPHKELIAQYRLSDVSLITPLRDGMNLVAKEYVASLRDKLGVLVLSEFTGAAKELGESIIINPNNIYEIADGIAEALNIPEEEQIRRNDIMQKRLKRYNVTKWAYDFVESLLKTSRISNYTSEARLLKTDLKDQLLKEYQQAKNRLIIVNYDGTLVPIHSNLKKAKPGPELIELLTNLNRTEKTDIVIISGRGKEDLDAWLGDTPVNLTAEHGCWIREALQGDWELFKPLSNEWKAEVIPILEMYTDRLPGAYMEERDYSISWYYHKADIEQAAFLSKEVSDHLLSITTNIGVQVLTGHRVIEVSNSGINKGELAMHWLSRKPYDFVMAMGAGWSDEMLFQSLPVHAWSIRVGMLSTIAKNVLKNQADALELLKLLEKH; encoded by the coding sequence ATGAGATTATTAATCGTTTCTAACCGTTTACCTGTGGCATTAAGCCAGGAAAACGGAAAATTCCATTTTGAGAAAAGCGCTGGAGGACTGGTTTCAGGACTTAGTGATTTTCTGAAGGGCTTGGGCAAGGATGAAAAAGAAATTACAGATTCCATCTGGATGGGATGGCCAGGGATGACTATTGAGGAGGGAGATCAGGCAAAGGTGCGCTCCACTGTTGAGGAAAAATATAATGCATCGCCAGTTTTTCTTTCCCAGAAGCTAATGGATAAGGTGTACCTGGGCTTTTGCAACAAGACAATTTGGCCGCTGTTCCATTATTTCCCCAACTATGCCAGTTTTGAAAGGGAATACTGGAATGAGTACATTCGTTCTAATGAGATATTCTGTGAGGAGATCTTAAAGGTCTTACGGCCTGATGATATTGTGTGGGTTCACGACTACCATCTGATGTTGTTGCCGGCCATGCTTCGAAAACGAGTGAATAACCCAATCGGGTTTTTTCTGCACATCCCCTTTCCCTCCTTTGAAATGTACCGGCTGTTTCCCAAAGAAAGCAGGACAGAGATTCTGAGAGGATTGTTGGGATCTGATCTTATAGGTTTCCATACACACGATTATACGCAGTATTTTTTGCGGGCAGTGTTAAGGATCCTTGGAATGGAAAACCATATGGGGACCATAAACCTTCCCGACCGTGTTGTCCGGGTGGCAACCTTCCCAATGGGAATTGAGTTTGACAAGTTTCACAATATGGATGTTTCCCCTTTCCCCTCTGAGAAACCAGGCCCGGGTGAACCCCGGGTAATCCTGTCCGTGGACCGGCTGGATTATTCCAAGGGACTGGTAAACCGGCTGCAGGGCTTTGAACTGTTCCTGCGGCAAAATCCAGAGTGGCACGGAAAAGTGTTTCTCAATATGATTGTGGTTCCTTCACGGACTGGGGTAACTTCCTACCAGAAGATCAAGCGCAGGCTGGATGAACTAGTTGGAAATATCAACGGCAATTACGGGAAATTTGATTGGACACCCATCATTTACCAGTTTACGTCCCTGCCTCACAAAGAGTTAATTGCGCAGTACCGCCTGAGTGATGTTTCGCTGATTACCCCACTTCGCGATGGAATGAATCTTGTTGCCAAGGAATATGTTGCCTCCCTTCGCGACAAACTTGGCGTTCTGGTGCTCAGTGAATTTACAGGTGCTGCCAAAGAACTTGGTGAAAGCATTATCATCAACCCAAACAACATTTATGAGATTGCTGATGGGATTGCTGAAGCCCTCAATATACCGGAAGAAGAGCAGATCAGGCGCAATGACATCATGCAGAAGAGGCTGAAGCGTTACAATGTGACCAAATGGGCATACGACTTTGTTGAGAGTTTGCTTAAAACCAGCCGAATTTCAAATTATACTTCTGAAGCCAGATTACTAAAAACGGACCTGAAGGACCAGTTGCTAAAAGAATACCAACAAGCAAAAAACCGTTTGATCATTGTAAATTACGATGGAACCCTGGTTCCCATCCATAGCAATTTAAAGAAGGCCAAACCGGGTCCGGAACTCATCGAGTTGCTGACAAATCTTAACCGGACCGAAAAGACTGATATTGTGATTATCAGTGGTCGTGGGAAGGAAGACCTGGATGCCTGGCTTGGGGATACCCCAGTGAACCTGACCGCAGAGCATGGCTGCTGGATCAGGGAGGCCCTGCAAGGCGACTGGGAATTGTTTAAACCGCTTAGTAATGAGTGGAAAGCAGAAGTGATACCCATCCTGGAGATGTATACCGACCGTTTGCCGGGAGCATACATGGAAGAGCGCGATTATTCCATTTCCTGGTATTATCACAAGGCTGATATTGAGCAAGCTGCTTTCCTTTCAAAAGAAGTAAGCGACCATTTGCTTTCCATTACCACCAATATTGGGGTACAAGTGCTCACGGGCCACCGGGTGATAGAGGTTAGCAACTCGGGTATTAACAAGGGAGAGCTGGCCATGCACTGGCTTTCGCGCAAGCCCTATGATTTTGTGATGGCTATGGGAGCCGGATGGTCCGATGAGATGCTTTTCCAATCGCTTCCCGTGCATGCATGGTCCATCCGTGTGGGGATGCTTTCAACAATTGCCAAAAACGTACTGAAGAATCAGGCCGATGCCTTGGAGTTATTAAAACTTTTAGAAAAACATTAA
- a CDS encoding glycosyl hydrolase family 65 protein, with the protein MDQDWTVIYKGFDKKEHPLQEALCSLGNGYFVIRGGLEMARNKTGSERMAKGNAEAKSKVREEFKDKDEIAGKDWNYPGTYLAGGYNRLKSVVQNKIIENEDLVNWPNWMFLNFRIDGGEWFDLEHVEILHFETRLHLKAGILERIMRFCDAEKRETSIISRRLVSMDNYHLSALQWQFKAENWSGKVTFRSGIDGCIINNNVARYADLNQDHIEVLEKGAIGDTSVFLVSRSRQSQIIMAQGAQLKCYQGEKLLELKQQKAEQEDFIAGDFKIEIIQGNTITLEKTAALFTSRDFAISDPLNEAKNLIQRMPSFELLEEKHSQVWEHLWHYNDIVIKTSNGFDQLVLRLHIFHLYQTVSNNSIDYDIGIPARGWHGEAYRGHIFWDELYIQPFIDLHHPQLSRSLLMYRYRRLPEAQDAAREAGYRGAMFPWQSGSNGREETQKVHLNPESGRWMPDVSHLQHHINAAIPYNVWHYYQSTGDMDFLLSHGAELILSTALFWSSIAQFNEKLERYEIRNVMGPDEYHTHYPDSEEPGLHNNAYTNIMAVWVIQHALDLLELLDQSCCINLAHKVEYTPEDIDKWKDITKKMHVPFNKEQIIMQFEGYENLKELDWQHYYKKYGSKSLRLDRILESEGDSCNFYKASKQADVLMLFYLFSQEELSAIFKKLGYNFDPDSIPKNIEFYRKRTAHGSTLSQVIHAWVYARSRRDESWRRFREALMSDFRDVQGGTTHEGIHLGAMAGTLDLVQRCYSGLEIRDDVLWFNPRLPDDIALVSFHLRYRGHWMKLIINQKKLSIQFDKGWANPVTIGVKGVTHLFETNDCKIFYL; encoded by the coding sequence ATGGATCAAGACTGGACAGTAATATACAAGGGATTTGACAAAAAGGAACATCCGCTTCAGGAAGCCCTATGCTCACTTGGTAACGGTTATTTTGTGATCCGCGGTGGGCTTGAAATGGCAAGGAATAAGACTGGGTCTGAAAGAATGGCAAAGGGTAATGCTGAGGCTAAATCTAAGGTTAGGGAAGAATTTAAGGATAAGGATGAGATTGCGGGAAAGGATTGGAATTATCCGGGAACTTATTTGGCCGGAGGGTACAATCGTTTGAAATCGGTTGTTCAGAACAAGATCATTGAGAATGAAGACTTGGTTAACTGGCCCAACTGGATGTTTTTAAATTTCAGAATCGATGGCGGGGAATGGTTTGACCTGGAGCACGTGGAAATCCTTCATTTTGAAACTCGGTTGCATTTGAAGGCAGGCATTCTAGAGCGGATCATGCGTTTTTGCGATGCTGAGAAGAGGGAAACTAGCATTATTAGCCGAAGACTTGTGAGCATGGATAACTATCATTTATCGGCTCTGCAATGGCAATTCAAGGCTGAAAACTGGAGTGGGAAAGTGACCTTTCGTTCAGGCATTGATGGATGTATTATCAACAATAACGTGGCCCGATATGCTGACCTGAATCAGGATCATATTGAAGTACTGGAAAAGGGGGCCATTGGGGATACTTCTGTATTTTTAGTAAGCCGTAGCCGTCAGTCGCAGATCATAATGGCCCAGGGCGCTCAATTGAAATGCTATCAAGGGGAAAAACTTCTTGAGTTAAAGCAGCAAAAGGCAGAGCAGGAGGATTTCATTGCAGGCGATTTTAAAATTGAAATCATTCAGGGAAACACCATCACCTTAGAGAAGACAGCTGCTTTATTCACTTCGCGCGACTTTGCCATCAGTGATCCCCTGAATGAGGCCAAGAATCTGATCCAAAGGATGCCTTCTTTTGAATTGCTGGAAGAAAAACATTCCCAGGTTTGGGAGCATTTGTGGCATTACAACGACATTGTGATAAAAACCAGCAATGGCTTCGATCAGTTAGTGCTGCGGTTGCATATATTCCATCTTTACCAGACGGTTTCCAACAACAGCATAGACTACGACATTGGCATTCCTGCAAGGGGATGGCATGGAGAGGCCTATCGTGGACATATTTTCTGGGATGAGCTATACATACAGCCGTTTATTGACCTTCACCATCCGCAGTTGTCACGCTCTTTGCTAATGTACCGTTACCGTCGTTTGCCTGAAGCACAAGATGCGGCCCGTGAGGCTGGTTATCGCGGTGCCATGTTTCCCTGGCAAAGCGGAAGCAATGGTCGGGAAGAGACCCAGAAAGTGCATTTGAACCCTGAATCAGGACGCTGGATGCCAGATGTATCCCATTTGCAACATCATATCAATGCGGCAATCCCATACAACGTATGGCATTATTACCAAAGTACGGGCGACATGGACTTCCTGCTTTCTCATGGGGCAGAATTAATTCTTTCCACGGCTTTGTTCTGGTCGAGTATCGCTCAATTTAATGAAAAACTTGAAAGGTATGAAATACGGAACGTAATGGGCCCCGATGAGTACCATACACACTATCCTGATTCGGAAGAACCTGGGCTTCACAACAATGCCTATACCAATATTATGGCCGTATGGGTCATTCAGCATGCGTTGGATTTGCTTGAACTGCTCGATCAGTCCTGTTGCATTAATCTCGCCCATAAAGTTGAATATACTCCTGAAGATATTGACAAATGGAAAGATATTACTAAAAAGATGCATGTTCCATTCAACAAGGAACAAATCATCATGCAATTTGAGGGGTATGAGAATTTGAAGGAACTCGACTGGCAGCATTACTACAAAAAATATGGAAGCAAGTCATTACGCCTCGATCGTATCCTGGAGTCAGAAGGTGACTCCTGCAATTTCTATAAGGCCAGTAAACAGGCCGATGTGCTCATGTTGTTTTATCTTTTTTCGCAAGAGGAGTTAAGTGCCATTTTTAAAAAGCTGGGATATAATTTTGATCCGGACAGCATTCCAAAAAACATTGAATTTTATCGCAAGCGTACTGCCCACGGCTCGACCCTGAGCCAGGTCATCCATGCATGGGTGTATGCCCGTTCGCGTCGCGATGAGTCTTGGAGGCGTTTTCGCGAGGCTCTTATGAGTGATTTCAGGGACGTCCAGGGTGGAACCACACATGAAGGTATCCACTTGGGTGCCATGGCTGGCACTCTCGACTTGGTGCAGCGTTGCTATAGCGGACTTGAAATACGGGACGATGTGTTATGGTTCAATCCCAGGCTGCCAGATGACATTGCATTGGTGAGTTTCCATCTGCGCTATCGTGGTCATTGGATGAAACTGATCATTAATCAAAAGAAGTTAAGTATACAATTTGATAAAGGATGGGCTAATCCTGTGACCATAGGCGTAAAAGGCGTGACTCACCTTTTTGAAACCAACGACTGTAAAATATTTTACCTCTAA
- the otsB gene encoding trehalose-phosphatase, whose protein sequence is MGDKTEQTINRSIIDALIFDLDGVITQTRRTHKKAWKEMFGLFFAKSHAEQAPLSEEDYQLYIDGKPRYEGVRSFLDSREISLPFGKPDDEPGFETICALGNIKNRMFNEILDRDGVEVYPKAVHRLKEWKQKGFKTAIVSSSKNCQKILEVAGLQAFFDVFVDGLVSEELGLKGKPDPDIFVEATRRLDACPENSIVFEDAISGVQAGQRGFFGLVVGVNRFNNRNALLQNGADICIDDFEELGLEDQALLEEYFSQQGTPVFPENHKLFEILLKRTPAIFLDYDGTLTPIVPRPEDAVISNDMKETLRSLAEIFKVAIVTGRDKEDVENLVGLKELIYAGSHGYIISGPGGLSMEHPDSKKIIPKLDVMEVEVKEMLEKRTKGTQLDRKRYAIGIHFRNARQQDEEVVYEVARQMLEKYPGHKIGEGKKIVEIKPDLDWHKGKAVEWILEALSLENQDESIPVFIGDDITDEDAFETLKGKGIGILVGGHGQKTHARYSLKNVYQVRIFFEKLIELYKNRKNT, encoded by the coding sequence ATGGGAGACAAGACCGAGCAAACAATAAACAGATCAATTATTGATGCCCTGATTTTTGATCTGGATGGGGTCATCACCCAGACCCGCAGAACCCACAAAAAAGCCTGGAAAGAGATGTTTGGCCTTTTTTTTGCCAAAAGCCATGCAGAACAGGCACCCCTGTCGGAAGAAGATTACCAGCTATATATTGATGGGAAACCCCGCTATGAGGGTGTACGGAGTTTTCTCGATTCGCGCGAGATCAGTCTTCCTTTTGGAAAACCGGATGATGAGCCAGGCTTTGAAACCATTTGTGCCTTGGGTAACATCAAGAACCGGATGTTTAATGAGATCCTTGATAGGGATGGGGTAGAGGTATACCCCAAGGCGGTTCATCGTTTAAAGGAATGGAAGCAAAAAGGATTTAAAACCGCCATTGTTTCATCGAGTAAGAATTGTCAGAAGATCCTTGAGGTAGCAGGTCTGCAGGCTTTTTTCGATGTCTTTGTGGATGGCTTAGTTTCAGAAGAACTTGGATTGAAAGGAAAGCCTGACCCCGATATTTTTGTGGAGGCCACCCGCAGGCTTGATGCCTGTCCTGAGAATTCCATTGTATTTGAGGATGCCATATCAGGAGTGCAGGCAGGTCAGCGGGGTTTTTTCGGCCTGGTTGTAGGTGTCAACCGTTTTAACAATCGAAATGCCCTGCTTCAAAACGGAGCTGATATTTGCATTGACGATTTTGAGGAATTGGGTCTTGAGGATCAAGCATTGCTTGAGGAATATTTTTCACAGCAGGGAACCCCCGTTTTTCCGGAAAATCATAAGTTATTTGAAATTCTTTTGAAAAGAACTCCCGCCATTTTCCTGGATTATGACGGCACATTGACCCCCATAGTTCCCCGGCCAGAAGATGCTGTCATCTCGAATGATATGAAAGAGACCCTTCGCAGCCTGGCTGAAATCTTTAAAGTGGCGATTGTCACAGGTCGGGATAAGGAAGATGTGGAAAACCTGGTTGGATTGAAAGAACTTATCTACGCTGGCAGCCACGGATATATCATAAGTGGTCCTGGGGGCTTATCGATGGAACACCCTGATTCAAAAAAAATCATTCCCAAACTTGATGTAATGGAAGTGGAGGTGAAGGAAATGCTTGAAAAGAGGACCAAAGGCACTCAACTCGACCGCAAGCGATATGCCATAGGAATCCATTTCCGAAATGCCCGCCAGCAAGACGAAGAGGTGGTATATGAGGTGGCCAGGCAGATGCTGGAAAAGTACCCGGGACATAAGATCGGTGAGGGTAAAAAGATCGTTGAGATCAAGCCTGACCTGGATTGGCATAAAGGCAAAGCGGTGGAATGGATCCTTGAGGCTCTCAGCTTGGAAAACCAGGACGAAAGCATCCCTGTTTTCATTGGAGATGACATTACTGATGAAGACGCTTTCGAAACACTTAAGGGGAAAGGCATTGGGATATTGGTAGGTGGTCACGGGCAAAAAACCCATGCCCGATATTCCCTGAAGAATGTTTACCAGGTCAGGATTTTCTTTGAAAAACTGATTGAATTATATAAAAACCGTAAAAATACCTGA
- the treZ gene encoding malto-oligosyltrehalose trehalohydrolase → MNRRMLPGIHFPGGDLAQALCWAPVARSLEVVTAEQKRYPLERVAEGWWQGDCHGLEPRTRYFIEINGKDRYPDPASFSQPDGVYGASEVLNLNTIRSQRVEGWQGIPLQDLIIYELHVGTYTPSGTFEGVIEKLPYLEELGVNAIELMPVASFPGARNWGYDGVFPYAVQHSYGGATGLANLINACHTLGMAVIVDVVYNHIGPEGNILGAFGPYFTRRYKTPWGMALNFDGKGSAGVRSFFLENALMWLRDFDLDGLRLDAIHFIFDKSPKHFLQELSESVSQLNASKGGNHFLIAESDLNDPMVFEPGGKGGLGLDAQWCDDWHHSLHALLTGERQGYYQDFGKFSHLVKSYRDAFVYDGVYSSFRKRIFGKPATGYPVHKFIVFTQNHDQTGNRALGERLTTLVDFESLKLAAGALLLGPFVPMLFMGEEYGEDNPFLYFTSHGSERLAALVRAGRKREFRFSLKGGEPPDPQAEESFQRSHLKWNYRDHPQKERLLRFYKECIKLRKEHALLSRGKKINLHVRSLQRDKVLFLLKTLYLGKMLFVFNFSEKPFKGKIAKGEGEGKELVLYSAHKCWGGTMEDGHNPLMRGYEGAFEISIQPKSLVVFVQSRRGNF, encoded by the coding sequence ATGAACAGAAGGATGCTTCCGGGGATACATTTTCCAGGTGGGGATCTGGCACAAGCCCTTTGCTGGGCGCCAGTTGCCCGCAGTCTGGAAGTTGTTACGGCAGAGCAAAAGCGTTATCCGCTGGAGCGTGTCGCTGAGGGCTGGTGGCAGGGGGATTGTCACGGGCTTGAACCTAGAACGCGCTATTTCATTGAGATCAATGGGAAGGACCGCTATCCTGACCCTGCATCCTTTTCTCAGCCTGATGGGGTTTACGGGGCCTCTGAAGTTCTGAATCTAAATACCATCAGAAGCCAAAGGGTGGAGGGCTGGCAGGGGATCCCCCTGCAAGATCTGATCATTTATGAGCTGCATGTGGGAACATATACCCCCTCCGGTACTTTTGAAGGAGTAATTGAAAAATTGCCTTATTTGGAGGAATTGGGTGTGAATGCCATAGAACTAATGCCTGTGGCATCCTTTCCGGGCGCGCGCAACTGGGGTTACGACGGGGTTTTTCCTTATGCCGTTCAGCATTCTTATGGAGGGGCTACAGGCTTGGCAAACCTGATTAACGCTTGCCATACATTGGGAATGGCAGTGATCGTGGATGTGGTGTATAACCATATCGGACCTGAAGGCAATATTTTAGGAGCCTTTGGACCGTATTTTACCCGACGGTATAAAACCCCCTGGGGTATGGCATTGAATTTTGACGGGAAGGGCAGCGCTGGTGTTCGAAGTTTTTTCCTGGAGAATGCCCTGATGTGGTTGCGTGATTTTGATTTAGACGGACTGCGACTGGATGCAATTCATTTCATTTTTGATAAAAGCCCTAAGCACTTTCTGCAGGAATTGAGTGAATCCGTGAGTCAATTGAATGCCTCCAAAGGGGGTAACCATTTTCTTATTGCCGAAAGTGACCTTAATGACCCAATGGTTTTTGAGCCAGGGGGAAAGGGTGGTCTTGGTCTGGATGCACAATGGTGTGATGACTGGCACCATTCGCTGCATGCCTTGCTTACGGGAGAGCGTCAGGGTTATTACCAGGACTTTGGAAAGTTTTCACACCTGGTAAAGTCCTATCGGGATGCCTTTGTATACGATGGCGTTTATTCGTCTTTTCGTAAAAGGATCTTTGGCAAGCCCGCTACTGGATATCCTGTTCATAAATTTATAGTATTTACACAAAATCATGACCAGACGGGCAACCGCGCGCTGGGTGAACGTTTGACAACCCTGGTGGATTTTGAAAGCTTAAAACTGGCTGCCGGGGCATTGCTTCTTGGGCCTTTTGTACCTATGCTTTTTATGGGTGAAGAGTATGGTGAGGACAACCCTTTTCTTTATTTTACCAGTCACGGCAGCGAGCGTTTGGCTGCGTTGGTTCGAGCAGGCCGCAAACGTGAATTCAGGTTTTCACTGAAAGGGGGAGAGCCCCCAGATCCGCAGGCAGAAGAGAGTTTTCAGCGCTCCCATTTAAAGTGGAATTACCGGGATCATCCCCAAAAAGAAAGACTCCTGAGGTTTTATAAAGAATGTATTAAACTTAGAAAAGAACATGCCCTGCTCAGTAGGGGTAAGAAGATAAATTTGCATGTACGGTCGCTTCAAAGGGATAAGGTATTGTTTCTTTTGAAAACCCTTTACCTGGGAAAAATGCTTTTTGTGTTCAACTTTTCTGAAAAACCTTTTAAGGGGAAGATAGCCAAAGGGGAGGGGGAAGGAAAAGAATTGGTTTTGTATTCAGCACATAAATGTTGGGGAGGGACCATGGAAGATGGTCATAATCCCTTAATGCGGGGATATGAGGGCGCATTTGAAATATCTATTCAGCCAAAATCACTCGTTGTTTTTGTGCAATCCAGGAGAGGTAACTTCTGA